CGGGCCGGTTGAACGCAAGATGGTGATCAATGCGCTGAACGCCAATGTGAAAGTATTTATGGCGGACTTTGAAGACTCGCTGGCGCCCAGCTGGGACAAGGTGATCGACGGCCAAATCAACCTGCGCGATGCGGTGAACGGCACCATCTCCTATACCAACGAAGCCGGTAAAATTTACCAGTTGAAGCCGGACCCGGCGGTATTGATTGCCCGCGTGCGTGGCCTGCACCTGCCGGAAAAACATGTGCAGTGGCGGGGCGAAGCCATTCCGGGCGGCCTGTTTGATTTTGCGTTGTATTTTTTCCATAACTATCGCCAGCTGCTGGAAAATGGCAGCGGCCCCTATTTCTATCTGCCGAAAACTCAGTCGTGGCAGGAGGCAGCCTGGTGGGGCGAGGTGTTCAGCTTTACCGAAGATCGTTTCGACCTGCCGCGGGGCACCATCAAAGCAACCCTGCTGATTGAAACGTTGCCAGCGGTGTTCCAGATGGATGAGATCCTGTATCACCTGCGCGACCATATCGTCGGCCTGAACTGCGGCCGCTGGGATTATATTTTCAGCTATATCAAAACGCTGAAGAATCACGCCGATCGCGTATTGCCGGATCGCCAGTCGGTCACCATGGATAAACCCTTCCTGAGCGCCTACTCCCGCCTGCTGATTAAAACCTGTCACCGGCGCGGTGCCTTTGCCATGGGCGGCATGGCGGCGTTTATACCGAGTAAAGATGCGGAAAAAAATGCCTGGGTGCTGGACAAGGTGCGGGCAGACAAACAGCTGGAGGCGGACAACGGCCATGATGGCACCTGGGTGGCGCATCCGGGGCTGGCCGATACCGTGATGGCGGTGTTTGACCAGGTGCTGGGCGAGCGTCGTAACCAGTTGGAGGCGATGCGGGAACAGGATGCGCCGATTACTGCCGAGCAACTGCTGGAGCCATGCGAGGGCGAACGTACCGAAGCCGGTATGCGCGCCAACATCCGGGTGGCGGTGCAGTACATCGAAGCGTGGATTTCGGGCAACGGCTGCGTACCGATCTACGGACTGATGGAAGATGCCGCCACGGCGGAAATCTCACGTACTTCCATCTGGCAGTGGATCCATCATGAAAAATCTCTCAGCGACGGACAACTGGTCACCAAGGCGCTGTTTCGTCAAATGTTGAACGAAGAGATGTTGGTCATTCGTCAGGAAGTGGGAGAAGCGCGCTTTAACGCCGGCCGGTTCGACGAGGCGGCGCGCCTGATGGAACGCATCACCACGCAAGATGAACTGATCGATTTTCTGACCCTGCCGGGTTATGAGCTCTTGGCCTGAACCATTCCTCACCCTACAACGCAAGGATAACAATTATGACGACTTCTCGTAGCCAACAGATCCAACAGCTGGAACAGGAATGGAAATCCGCACGTTGGGAAGGCATCACCCGCCCGTACAGCGCGGAAGATGTGATCAACCTGCGCGGTTCGGTCAACCCGGTCTGCACGCTGGCGCAAAACGGCGCCGCCAAACTGTGGGAGCTGCTGCACGGCGGCGCGCGTAAAGGCTATGTCAACTGTCTGGGGGCGCTGACCGGCGGGCAGGCGCTGCAGCAGGCCAAAGCCGGCGTGGAAGCCGTATATCTGTCGGGCTGGCAGGTGGCGGCGGATGCCAACACCGCCTCCGCCATGTATCCGGACCAGTCGCTGTACCCGGTTGATTCCGTGCCGGCGGTAGTGGAACGGATTAACAATACGTTCCGACGCGCCGATCAGATCCAGTGGGCGAATAACATTGAGCCGGGCAGCCAGGGCTATGTCGATTACTTCCTGCCGATCGTCGCCGATGCGGAAGCGGGTTTTGGCGGGGTGCTGAACGCCTTTGAGCTGATGAAGGCGATGATAGAGGCCGGTGCCGCCGGCGTGCACTTTGAAGACCAGCTGGCGGCGGTGAAGAAGTGCGGTCATATGGGGGGGAAAGTGCTGGTGCCGACGCAGGAAGCGATTCAGAAGCTGGTAGCGGCGCGGTTGGCGGCTGACGTGCTGGGCGTGCCGACGCTGCTGATTGCCCGCACCGACGCCGATGCGGCTGACCTGCTGACCTCAGACTGTGACCCTTACGACCGCGAGTTCGTGACCGGCGATCGCACCGTGGAAGGTTTCTTCCGCACTCAGGCAGGGATTGAACAGGCGATCAGCCGCGGGCTGGCCTATGCGCCTTATGCCGACCTGGTGTGGTGTGAAACCTCTACGCCGGATCTGGCGGCCGCCAGACGCTTTGCCGAAGCGATGCACGCTAAGTTCCCCGGCAAGCTGCTGGCCTATAACTGCTCGCCGTCGTTCAACTGGAAAAAGAACCTCGACGACCAGACCATTGCCCGCTTCCAGGAGGAACTGTCGGCGATGGGCTACAAATACCAGTTTATTACCCTGGCCGGCATCCACAGCATGTGGTTCAACATGTTCGACCTGGCCCATGCGTACGCGCAGGGCGAGGGCATGAAACACTACGTGGAGAAAGTGCAGCAGCCGGAGTTTGACGCCAGCAGCCGCGGCTATACCTTCGCGTCGCACCAGCAGGAGGTGGGAACCGGCTATTTCGACCGGGTAACCACGGTGATTCAGGGCGGCGCCTCCTCGGTAACCGCGCTGACCGGCTCCACCGAAGAGCAGCAGTTCTAGCCGTTTCGACGTTGGCTTGCGCAGGGCCGGGCGTCAGCCCGGCCTGACAGGCATGGTGGGAGGATCTCGATGGCAGCAAAAATGGAGTTGTTGATCGCGCAGACTATCCTGCAGGGCTTTGATGCGCAGTACGGGCGCTTTCTGGAGGTCACCGCCGGGGCGCAGCAGCGTTTTGAACGTGCGGACTGGCCTGCGGTGCAGCAGGCGATGAAAAAGCGTATTCACCTGTATGACCACCACGTTGGTCTGGTGGTGGAACAGCTGAAATGTATTACCGGCAAGCAAGATTTTGATGCGGATTTTCCCTGTCGGGTCAAAGCGGTATATACCGAACTGCTGCCGGAGTATCCGCGCTTTGAGATCGCCGAGAGTTTTTTTAACTCGGTCTATTGCCGGCTGTTTAAGCACCGTGATTTAACGCCGGAAAAGCTGTTTGTCTTCAGCTCGCAGCCGGAACGGCGCTTTCGCGACATTCCCCGTCCGCTGGCGCGCGACGTGGTGCCAAATGGCGATCTGTCCGCCATGCTACACACCCTGCTGACCGATTTGCCGCTGCGCCTGCCCTGGGAGGATCTGGCGCGTGATATCCGCTATGTCACGGCGGCGCTGCGGCAGGCATTTGCACCGGCGCAACTGGCCGACGGCACCTTTCAAATCGCCAACGAACTGTTTTATCGCAATAAGGCCGCCTGGCTGGTAGGCAAGCTGCGCACCACGGGCGGCGTATTCCCTTTTCTGCTGCCGATTCACCACAGCGAATCCGGCGCGCTGTTTATCGATACCTGCCTGACCAGCAAAGAAGAGGCCAGCATCGTCTTTGGCTTCGCCCGCTCTTATTTTATGGTGTATGCACCGCTGCCGGCGGCGATGGTCGAATGGCTGCGGGAAATTTTACCGGGTAAAACCACCGCCGAATTGTATATGGCGATTGGCTGCCAGAAGCACGGTAAAACCGAATGCTATCGCGAATACCTGACGTTTATGGCCCGCTCGCAGGAGCAATTTATTATTGCGCCGGGGGTGAAGGGCATGGTGATGCTGGTGTTTACCCTGCCGTCGTTCGATCGAGTGTTCAAAGTGATTAAGGACCGTTTTGCGCCGCAGAAAGAGGTGACGCCGGCGCAGGTGATGGCCTGCTACCAACTGGTAAAGGAGCATGACCGGGTCGGGCGGATGGCCGATACCCAGGAATATGAGAACTTTGTCATCGACAAGGCGCGCATCAGCCCGGAACTGCTGGCGGAATTGCAGCGTGAGGTGCCGGAAAAGCTGGAGGATCTGGGCGACCGCATCATTATCCGCCACCTGTATATGGAGCGTCGCATGACGCCGCTGAATCTGTACCTGGAGCAGGCCGACGAGCAGCAGACGCATGACGCGATTGAAGAGTACGGCAACGCCATCAAACAGCTGGCGGCGGCGAATATTTTCCCGGGGGATATGCTGTTTAAAAACTTTGGCGTGACGCGCCACGGGCGGGTGGTGTTCTACGATTACGATGAAATCTGCTATATGACCGAGGTGAACTTCCGCGATATTCCGCCGCCGCGCTATCCGGAAGACGAATTGGCCAGCGAGCCGTGGTACAGCATCGCGCCCAACGACGTGTTCCCCGAGGAGTTTCGCCATTTTCTGTGCAGCGATCCACGTATCCGCCAGGTTTTCGAGGCGTTGCACGGCGATCTGTTTGAGGCGGAGTATTGGCGGGGCCTGCAGCAGCGTATCCGCCAGGGGCATGTAGAAGACGTCTTCGCCTACCGCAAAAGGCGGCGCTTTAGCCAGCGCGGCGCAGCGCCGCTGTCGGCCACGGCGTAGGGCGCAGTCTGGCTGCGCCCGCTACGATTATGCGTTGGCGCCGGCCACGGCCGCACGCGCCAGCTCGGTAATGCGCCCGTAGTCGCCGCTTTCCAGCGCGTCCGCCGGCACCAGCCAAGAGCCGCCAATGCACAGCACGCTTTTCAGCGCCAGATAGTCGCGATAGTTGTTCGGCGAAATGCCGCCGGTCGGGCAGAAACGCACCTGCGGGAACGGGCCGCCGATCGCCTGCAGGGCCTTCACGCCGCCGTTGGCTTCGGCCGGGAAGAATTTAAACTCGCGCAGGCCGTAATCCATACCCAGCATCAGTTCTGAGACGCTGCTGATGCCCGGAATCAGCGGAATGCTGCCGGCGGTAGCGGCCTGCAGCAGGGAGTCGGTCAGGCCGGGGCTGATGGCGAACTGCGCGCCGGCGTCGGTGACTGCCTGCAACTGCTGGGCGTTAATCACGGTGCCCGCGCCGATAATGGCTTCAGGTACCTCATTGGCGATGGCGCGGATGGCGTCCAGCGCGCAGTCGGTGCGCAGCGTCACTTCCAGCACGCGCACGCCGCCGGCAACCAATGCTTTTGCCAGCGGCACCGCATGTTCCAGTTTATTGATGACGATGACCGGGACGACCGGGCCGGACGTCAGGATCTGCTCAGCGCTTGTTTTCCAGTTATTCATAGACGGTTCCTCTCCAGAATAGACCTCAGGCGGCAGGCGGCTGATGGTTGACGCCCCCAGCCGCACGCCGCTTGCGGTTAAAATATAATGCAGCAGGCGCCCTGTTCGGCACCGGACAGCTGGCTGCGTAATGCGCCGAACAGCTCGCGGCCGCAGCCGACGTGTTCTGCGCTCAGATCGGGTTGATAAGCCTCGCGCGCCGCCAGTTCGGCCTCATCGACCAGCAGCGTCAGCTCGCCGCTGCGGCCGTTAACGCGGATCATATCGCCGTTGCGCACTTTCGCCAGCCCGCCGCCGGCGTAGGCTTCCGGCGTCACGTGGATGGCGGAAGGCACCTTGCCGGAGGCGCCGGACAGGCGGCCGTCGGTAACCAGCGCCACCTTGAAGCCGCGGTCCATCAGCACGCCCAGCGGCGGCATCAGTTTGTGCAGTTCCGGCATGCCGTTGGCCTGCGGTCCCTGAAAGCGCACCACGACCACGCAATCTTTGTCCAGCTGGCCGGCTTCAAACGCCGGTACGATATCGTGCTGGCTTTCAAACACCACCGCCGGCGCTTCGATAATCTGGTTGTCCGCCGGTACGGCGGAGGTTTTCATCACCGCACGGCCAAGGTTGCCGGACATCACCTTGGTACCGCCGTGGTGTTCAAACGGCTGGGCGATGCTGGCAATCACGCCGGCGTCGAGCGAGCTGTCTGCGCCGTCGCGCCAGGCCAGCTGGCCGTTGTCCAGCCACGGCTCCTGGGTATAGCGCTCCAGGCCGAAGCCGGCGACGGTATGCACATCCTGATGCAGCAGGCCATGCTGCAGCAGTTCCCGTACCACCAGCTGTACGCCGCCGGCGGCCTGGAACTGGTTGATGTCCGCCGGGCCGTTCGGGTAAATCCGGCACAGCAGCGGCACCGCTTCCGACAGTTCGGAAAAGTCATCCCAGTTGATGATAATGCCTGCCGCACGGGCCATTGCCACCATATGCATGGTCAGGTTGGTGGATCCGCCGGTCGCCAGCAGCGAGACGATGCCGTTAACCACCACCTTCTCATCCACCAGACGCCCGATGGGCAGATAGTTGCCGGCGGTTTCGGTCAGACGCGTCACCTGACGCGCCGCCGCATCGTTCAGCGCGTCGCGCAGCGGGGTGTCCGGATGCACGAAAGAGGCGCCCGGCAGGTGCAGGCCCATCACTTCCATGATCATCTGGTTGGTGTTGGCGGTGCCGTAAAAGGTGCAGGTGCCGATGCTGTGATAAGAGGCCGCTTCGGCTTCCAGCAGCGCCTGACGATCGGCCTTGCCTTCGGCATACAGCTGGCGCACGCGCACTTTTTCTTTATTCGGCAGTCCGCTGGTCATCGGCCCGGCGGGGACGAACAGCGCCGGCAGATGGCCGAAAGAGAGGGCCGACATCACCAGCCCCGGCACGATCTTGTCGCAGATGCCGAGGAACAGCGCGCCGTCGAACATGTTATGCGACAGGCCGACCGCTGCGGACATGGCAATCACATCGCGGCTCATCAGCGACAGCTCCATACCGTCCTGGCCCTGGGTAACGCCGTCGCACATTGCGGGTACGCCGCCGGCCACCTGACCGACCGCGCCCACGGCGTTCAGCGCCTGTTTCAGCCGCTGTGGGTAGTCTTCATAGGGCTGGTGGGCGGACAGCATATCGTTGTAGGCGGTGATAATGGCGATATCACTGCGCACCATATTCTTCAGAGCGGTTTTATCATCCGGCTGGCAGGCGGCGAAGCCGTGCGCCAGGTTGCCGCAGGCCAGTTGGGAGCGGTGCACGGTTTTACAGCGGGCCGCCTCGATGCGTGCCAGATAGGCGGTGCGGGTCGGTTTGGAGCGTTCAATAATGCGTTGCGTTACACGGGATAGGGTTGAGTTAATCATACCTTCCTCACATTTTTTCGTTATAGGTCCGCCGGATGGCGGGGCCCTCGGATGCGGCTGGTGTCCCAGAGGGGACGGCATGCCGAGGGCCGTTACTGGTGTTGTTATCGGTGTGTCAAATCAGAACAGGGTGAAGGCGATCATGCCGACCACCCCGCCGGTGGTGCCGAGGATGGTTTCCATTACCGTCCAGGTTTTCAGCGTTTGCATCTCGTTGGCGCCGGTAAACTTGCCGAACAGCCAGAAACCGGCGTCATTAACGTGGCTCAACACGATAGAGCCGCCGGCGATACAGATGGCCAGCGCCGCCAGTTGGCCGCCGCCAAGTCCCATCTGGCTGGTGATCGGCAGCACCAGGCCGACGGTGGTCAGACAGGCGACCGTTGCCGAACCCTGCAGCACGCGTACCAGCGCGGAAAGGGCGAAGCAGGCGACGGCAATGGGCAGGCCCGCGCCGATCATGGCGTCGCCCAGCGCCGGGCCGACGCCGGAATCCACCAGAATCTGCTTGAAGACGCCGCCGGCGCCGGTCATCAGCAAAATAATCCCGGCCGGTTGTACCGCAGCGGAGCAGATGGCCAGCGTCTGTTCATTGGTCATGCCGCGCGGTTTCGCCAGGCCGTAAATCACGATCAGGCAGGCGATCAGGATGGCGGTGAACGGGTGGCCGATAAACTCCAGCCAGTCGTGCAGCGGCGTGCCCGGCGTCACCAGACGGGCGCCGATGGTTTTCATCCCGACCAGCACCAGCGGGCACAGCACCAGCGCCAGGCTGAAGCCGAAGGAGGGCATGGTGCCTTTCAGTTTGATCGGTTCGGCTTCGTCAGCCGGCATCTGCCAGTTCACAAAGCGGCTGATAAAGCTGCCGTACAGCGGCCCGGCGATCAGCATACCGAGCACCGCCGCCACCAGACCGATGGCGATCATCCAGCCGAAGTCGGCTTTCATCTGGGCGGCCAGCAGCATCGGCACCGGCCCCGGCAGCAGGAAGGACGCGGCGGCGGCCACGCCGGCAAACAGCGGGATAGCCAGTTTGACGATATTGCCGTCGGTGCGGCGCGCCACGGCGAACACAATGCCGATCAGCAGCACGATGGCGACGTCGAAGAACAGCGGCAACGCACACACCAGACCGGCGATGCCCAGCGCATAATGCGCCTTGTTTTCACCAAAGCGTTTCAGCAGGTAGGAGGCAATCTGATCCAGCGCCCCGACCTCATGCAGGATTTTGCCGAACATCGCCCCCAGCGCCACAACGATCGCCAGAAAGCCCAGCGTATCGCCCATGCCTTTTTGCATGGTATCGGCGATGGTGGTCAGCGGCATGCCGGAGAAAATACCGGCGGCAATGGAAACCAACATCAGGGCGACGAAGGCGTGCATGCGCGCCTTCATCACCAGAAACAGCAGCAACAGAACCGAGCCGACGGCGGTACCCACTAATGTCAGGGTACTCACGCGCACGCCTCCTGCGGCATAAAGCTGCGGATATGCTGCAGCGTATCGGCGATCACCGCCTCAAGCGGCTGGTTGATGTCCACGGCCATCACGTCGCTTTCGTCTGCGCCGGGTTGCTCCAGCGCGTCAAACTGCGAGACCAGCATCTGCGGCTTGAAGAAGTGGCCTTTACGCGCGGCCATGCGCGCTTCGATCACCGGGAAATCGCCATGCAGATAGATAAACGACAGGTTGGCGTTGCCGGCGCGCAGGCGGTCGCGATAGTGCTTTTTCAGCGCCGAACAGACGATGATCGAAACGTTGTTGGTGCGCTGCATGGCGAAGGCGGCGTCGTTGAGCGCGGCCAGCCAGGGGGCGCGGTCGTCATCATTCAGCGCAACGCCTTCGGCCATTTTCATAATGTTACTGCGGGGATGCAGGAAATCCCCGTCGAGGAACCCGGCAGACAATTGGCGGGCTGCCGCGGCGGCAACGGCGGATTTTCCGCTGCCGGAAACGCCCATGATGACGTAAATACGGTTTTGATTATTGGTCATGGTGTAGCTCCCAAACCTGAAATTGGCGTTACCGCCTTCTGTTACCGGTAACATGTTATCGGTAACATTTTCGAGGCAAGCTGTATAGGAGGCAAACGGCTTTACCTTTGACGATCGTTAACTGTGATCGGCTTCAAGCTTTTACTTAGCAGGGAAACAATTTGGCAGCTTAATTTTACACATGGTTAACATGTGTACGCCCAGACGGGGAATCAGCAGAAAAGCGCGGAAACCCTCTCCCGGCAGAGAGGGTTGGGGGAATCAGCGGACGCCGCCGTAAGCCAGGCTGATCTCTTTGGCGGCATGGATCACCAGCGCGCCCAGTTCGATCACCCGGTCGTCGGTAAT
The nucleotide sequence above comes from Serratia rhizosphaerae. Encoded proteins:
- the aceK gene encoding bifunctional isocitrate dehydrogenase kinase/phosphatase, which gives rise to MAAKMELLIAQTILQGFDAQYGRFLEVTAGAQQRFERADWPAVQQAMKKRIHLYDHHVGLVVEQLKCITGKQDFDADFPCRVKAVYTELLPEYPRFEIAESFFNSVYCRLFKHRDLTPEKLFVFSSQPERRFRDIPRPLARDVVPNGDLSAMLHTLLTDLPLRLPWEDLARDIRYVTAALRQAFAPAQLADGTFQIANELFYRNKAAWLVGKLRTTGGVFPFLLPIHHSESGALFIDTCLTSKEEASIVFGFARSYFMVYAPLPAAMVEWLREILPGKTTAELYMAIGCQKHGKTECYREYLTFMARSQEQFIIAPGVKGMVMLVFTLPSFDRVFKVIKDRFAPQKEVTPAQVMACYQLVKEHDRVGRMADTQEYENFVIDKARISPELLAELQREVPEKLEDLGDRIIIRHLYMERRMTPLNLYLEQADEQQTHDAIEEYGNAIKQLAAANIFPGDMLFKNFGVTRHGRVVFYDYDEICYMTEVNFRDIPPPRYPEDELASEPWYSIAPNDVFPEEFRHFLCSDPRIRQVFEALHGDLFEAEYWRGLQQRIRQGHVEDVFAYRKRRRFSQRGAAPLSATA
- the gntK gene encoding gluconokinase — its product is MTNNQNRIYVIMGVSGSGKSAVAAAAARQLSAGFLDGDFLHPRSNIMKMAEGVALNDDDRAPWLAALNDAAFAMQRTNNVSIIVCSALKKHYRDRLRAGNANLSFIYLHGDFPVIEARMAARKGHFFKPQMLVSQFDALEQPGADESDVMAVDINQPLEAVIADTLQHIRSFMPQEACA
- the aceB gene encoding malate synthase A, with amino-acid sequence MTQQTVGTELTFTQGLSAADRLILTDDAVEFLAELVSKFTPQRNELLAARVDVQAAIDRGGLPGFISEMASIREGDWKIRGIPEDLRDRRVEITGPVERKMVINALNANVKVFMADFEDSLAPSWDKVIDGQINLRDAVNGTISYTNEAGKIYQLKPDPAVLIARVRGLHLPEKHVQWRGEAIPGGLFDFALYFFHNYRQLLENGSGPYFYLPKTQSWQEAAWWGEVFSFTEDRFDLPRGTIKATLLIETLPAVFQMDEILYHLRDHIVGLNCGRWDYIFSYIKTLKNHADRVLPDRQSVTMDKPFLSAYSRLLIKTCHRRGAFAMGGMAAFIPSKDAEKNAWVLDKVRADKQLEADNGHDGTWVAHPGLADTVMAVFDQVLGERRNQLEAMREQDAPITAEQLLEPCEGERTEAGMRANIRVAVQYIEAWISGNGCVPIYGLMEDAATAEISRTSIWQWIHHEKSLSDGQLVTKALFRQMLNEEMLVIRQEVGEARFNAGRFDEAARLMERITTQDELIDFLTLPGYELLA
- a CDS encoding bifunctional 4-hydroxy-2-oxoglutarate aldolase/2-dehydro-3-deoxy-phosphogluconate aldolase; translation: MNNWKTSAEQILTSGPVVPVIVINKLEHAVPLAKALVAGGVRVLEVTLRTDCALDAIRAIANEVPEAIIGAGTVINAQQLQAVTDAGAQFAISPGLTDSLLQAATAGSIPLIPGISSVSELMLGMDYGLREFKFFPAEANGGVKALQAIGGPFPQVRFCPTGGISPNNYRDYLALKSVLCIGGSWLVPADALESGDYGRITELARAAVAGANA
- the edd gene encoding phosphogluconate dehydratase yields the protein MINSTLSRVTQRIIERSKPTRTAYLARIEAARCKTVHRSQLACGNLAHGFAACQPDDKTALKNMVRSDIAIITAYNDMLSAHQPYEDYPQRLKQALNAVGAVGQVAGGVPAMCDGVTQGQDGMELSLMSRDVIAMSAAVGLSHNMFDGALFLGICDKIVPGLVMSALSFGHLPALFVPAGPMTSGLPNKEKVRVRQLYAEGKADRQALLEAEAASYHSIGTCTFYGTANTNQMIMEVMGLHLPGASFVHPDTPLRDALNDAAARQVTRLTETAGNYLPIGRLVDEKVVVNGIVSLLATGGSTNLTMHMVAMARAAGIIINWDDFSELSEAVPLLCRIYPNGPADINQFQAAGGVQLVVRELLQHGLLHQDVHTVAGFGLERYTQEPWLDNGQLAWRDGADSSLDAGVIASIAQPFEHHGGTKVMSGNLGRAVMKTSAVPADNQIIEAPAVVFESQHDIVPAFEAGQLDKDCVVVVRFQGPQANGMPELHKLMPPLGVLMDRGFKVALVTDGRLSGASGKVPSAIHVTPEAYAGGGLAKVRNGDMIRVNGRSGELTLLVDEAELAAREAYQPDLSAEHVGCGRELFGALRSQLSGAEQGACCIIF
- the aceA gene encoding isocitrate lyase, producing the protein MTTSRSQQIQQLEQEWKSARWEGITRPYSAEDVINLRGSVNPVCTLAQNGAAKLWELLHGGARKGYVNCLGALTGGQALQQAKAGVEAVYLSGWQVAADANTASAMYPDQSLYPVDSVPAVVERINNTFRRADQIQWANNIEPGSQGYVDYFLPIVADAEAGFGGVLNAFELMKAMIEAGAAGVHFEDQLAAVKKCGHMGGKVLVPTQEAIQKLVAARLAADVLGVPTLLIARTDADAADLLTSDCDPYDREFVTGDRTVEGFFRTQAGIEQAISRGLAYAPYADLVWCETSTPDLAAARRFAEAMHAKFPGKLLAYNCSPSFNWKKNLDDQTIARFQEELSAMGYKYQFITLAGIHSMWFNMFDLAHAYAQGEGMKHYVEKVQQPEFDASSRGYTFASHQQEVGTGYFDRVTTVIQGGASSVTALTGSTEEQQF
- the gntU gene encoding gluconate transporter is translated as MSTLTLVGTAVGSVLLLLFLVMKARMHAFVALMLVSIAAGIFSGMPLTTIADTMQKGMGDTLGFLAIVVALGAMFGKILHEVGALDQIASYLLKRFGENKAHYALGIAGLVCALPLFFDVAIVLLIGIVFAVARRTDGNIVKLAIPLFAGVAAAASFLLPGPVPMLLAAQMKADFGWMIAIGLVAAVLGMLIAGPLYGSFISRFVNWQMPADEAEPIKLKGTMPSFGFSLALVLCPLVLVGMKTIGARLVTPGTPLHDWLEFIGHPFTAILIACLIVIYGLAKPRGMTNEQTLAICSAAVQPAGIILLMTGAGGVFKQILVDSGVGPALGDAMIGAGLPIAVACFALSALVRVLQGSATVACLTTVGLVLPITSQMGLGGGQLAALAICIAGGSIVLSHVNDAGFWLFGKFTGANEMQTLKTWTVMETILGTTGGVVGMIAFTLF